A window from Bosea sp. ANAM02 encodes these proteins:
- a CDS encoding extracellular solute-binding protein — MTGIRLRGMTWDHPRGYDPMVACSALYQERNGVEIVWEKRSLQDFESFPVEELARRYDLIVIDHPHAGQVAREGCLYPLDQPGFSSERRAMLSGSVGLSYHSYVFDGRLWALPLDAATQVQAFRPDLIERAPETWEEVLELARAGRIVLPLRAPHSLMCVMTLAANLGWLPGREGEEFIPRAIGEAVVTQLAALARHLDERCFSFDPIAALDLLAESPDLACCPLVYGYVNYAHAGFRAHRLAFADIPCLGSSGPLGSVLGGTGLAVSARSAQPEAALKFAYWITSGEIQRGPYIAAGGQPGHGEAWLDDIADQAANGFYSRTRATLEGAMLRPRHDGYMDFQDKAARLIAEGLLARTSARAIVEDVNRVARETRSKHQG, encoded by the coding sequence ATGACTGGTATCCGCCTGCGCGGAATGACCTGGGACCACCCGCGCGGTTACGATCCCATGGTCGCCTGTTCGGCGCTCTACCAGGAGCGCAACGGCGTCGAGATCGTCTGGGAGAAGCGCTCTCTGCAGGATTTCGAGTCGTTTCCGGTCGAAGAGCTGGCGCGGCGCTATGACCTGATCGTCATCGACCACCCGCATGCCGGGCAGGTGGCGCGCGAAGGCTGCCTGTATCCGCTCGACCAGCCCGGCTTCTCGTCCGAGCGGCGTGCGATGCTCTCCGGCTCTGTTGGGCTGTCCTATCACAGCTATGTCTTCGACGGCCGGCTCTGGGCACTGCCGCTGGACGCCGCGACCCAGGTCCAGGCGTTCCGGCCAGACCTGATCGAGCGGGCGCCGGAAACCTGGGAAGAGGTGCTGGAACTCGCACGTGCCGGCAGGATCGTGCTGCCGCTGCGTGCCCCCCATTCGCTGATGTGCGTGATGACGCTCGCCGCCAATCTCGGCTGGCTGCCCGGTCGCGAAGGCGAGGAGTTCATCCCGCGGGCCATCGGTGAGGCTGTCGTCACACAACTCGCCGCGCTTGCGCGCCATCTCGACGAGCGCTGCTTCTCGTTCGATCCGATCGCCGCCCTCGACCTGCTCGCCGAGAGCCCCGATCTCGCCTGCTGCCCGCTCGTCTACGGCTACGTCAATTATGCTCATGCCGGCTTCCGCGCGCATCGTCTCGCCTTCGCGGATATCCCCTGCCTGGGCTCCAGCGGGCCGCTCGGCTCGGTGCTCGGCGGCACCGGCCTGGCCGTTTCCGCACGATCGGCACAGCCCGAAGCGGCGCTGAAATTCGCCTACTGGATCACTTCGGGCGAGATCCAGCGCGGGCCCTATATCGCCGCAGGCGGTCAGCCGGGTCATGGCGAGGCCTGGCTGGACGATATCGCCGATCAGGCCGCCAATGGCTTCTACAGCCGGACGCGCGCCACGCTCGAAGGCGCGATGTTGCGGCCGCGGCATGACGGCTACATGGATTTCCAGGACAAGGCCGCCCGCCTGATCGCGGAAGGGCTTCTCGCCAGGACTTCGGCGCGGGCGATCGTCGAGGACGTCAATCGCGTGGCGCGCGAGACGCGTTCGAAGCACCAGGGGTGA
- a CDS encoding CaiB/BaiF CoA-transferase family protein, with amino-acid sequence MSGALSGLRVLDFSHLLFGPFATQMLGDLGADVIKVERPVSGDLYRDLPPFFNRKLGDFENPSFLAWNRNKRSLAVDLKNPEGRKLLQDIAATADVFVQNFRPGVLDRLGFGYDELSKLNPRLIYCSGSGYGESGPYLERPGQDLLLQGLSGIMSVTGRSGVSPTPLGVAIADQLGSYHMVYGILAALYHREKTGRGQKIEVDLFRALIAHQTQEFVTTLNTGRVFERPNSGIAHPGMPAPFGVYRTRDGFLNIAMNPFAKLVEALEAPELARFDDAEALFDRRDEVHAAIEAVTQTRTTAAWMARLLSFDLWCGEVLRQEEVPDDPQVKHMDAFTSYQHPVIGEVKTVNVPITLSETPGKVERHAPMVGEHTVEILAELGFDGERIAALRNSGAVWVHPRAETA; translated from the coding sequence ATGAGCGGAGCGCTCTCAGGGCTGCGCGTGCTCGATTTCAGCCATCTGCTGTTCGGCCCCTTCGCCACGCAGATGCTGGGCGACCTCGGAGCCGACGTGATCAAGGTCGAGCGGCCGGTCAGCGGCGACCTCTATCGGGACCTGCCGCCCTTTTTCAACCGCAAGCTGGGGGATTTCGAGAATCCGAGCTTCCTGGCCTGGAACCGCAACAAGCGCTCGCTCGCGGTCGATCTGAAAAATCCGGAGGGCAGGAAACTGCTGCAAGACATCGCCGCCACGGCCGATGTCTTCGTCCAGAACTTCCGGCCGGGCGTGCTCGACCGGCTCGGCTTCGGCTACGACGAATTGTCGAAGCTCAACCCGCGGCTGATCTACTGCTCCGGATCCGGCTATGGCGAGAGCGGCCCTTACCTGGAGCGGCCGGGCCAGGACCTGCTGCTGCAGGGATTGTCCGGCATCATGTCGGTGACCGGGCGCTCCGGTGTCTCGCCGACGCCGCTCGGCGTCGCCATCGCCGACCAGCTCGGCTCCTATCACATGGTCTACGGCATTCTCGCGGCGCTCTATCATCGCGAAAAGACCGGGCGCGGCCAGAAGATCGAGGTCGATCTGTTCCGGGCGCTCATCGCGCACCAGACGCAGGAATTCGTGACAACGCTCAATACGGGGCGCGTCTTCGAGCGCCCGAATTCCGGCATCGCCCATCCCGGCATGCCGGCGCCCTTCGGCGTGTATCGAACCCGGGACGGCTTCCTCAACATCGCGATGAATCCCTTCGCCAAGCTGGTCGAGGCGCTGGAGGCGCCGGAGCTCGCCCGCTTCGACGATGCGGAAGCGCTGTTCGACCGGCGCGACGAAGTCCATGCTGCGATCGAAGCGGTGACGCAGACGCGCACGACCGCTGCCTGGATGGCGCGGCTGCTTTCCTTCGATCTGTGGTGCGGCGAGGTGCTGCGTCAGGAGGAGGTGCCAGACGATCCGCAGGTGAAGCACATGGACGCCTTCACCTCGTACCAGCACCCGGTCATCGGCGAGGTGAAGACGGTCAACGTGCCGATCACGCTGTCCGAGACGCCCGGCAAGGTCGAACGGCACGCACCGATGGTCGGCGAGCACACGGTCGAGATCCTGGCCGAGCTCGGCTTCGACGGCGAGCGTATCGCGGCGCTGCGGAATTCCGGGGCCGTCTGGGTTCATCCGAGAGCGGAAACGGCATGA
- a CDS encoding ABC transporter substrate-binding protein, producing the protein MSTTLEGITWDHPRGRTPLEKSIARYRAERPDVAISWRARSLRDFGELPLEELAERFDLIVFDHPFVGQAARRGLLVDLTPHIPAEAMTWLDAGAVGPSWRSYHWQGAIYGLPIDAAAQVAAYRPDLMGKAGRYPPATFDQLLRLARDLRAHGLWVGVPACPIDAVCMVLTLAANLGRPVTAENPVFLERDFGIRLLERLKALVALSHPDSTRMNPIQMLDLAAGGDDVAYIPYTFGYTNYSREDAERPLRFADIVAAGEHACRGTLLGGAGFGVTSRCRDVAEAVRYGLWLCAPDYQRTHYFADGGQPGMLQAWTDPACDAQSRGFFSGTLRTLGSAYLRPRFAGYVPFFEEGGLKTNAFLRGDGSAESLVDWFNAAFADALKNA; encoded by the coding sequence GTGAGCACGACCCTCGAAGGCATCACCTGGGATCATCCGCGCGGCCGCACGCCTCTCGAAAAAAGCATCGCGCGCTATCGCGCCGAGCGGCCCGATGTCGCGATCTCGTGGCGGGCTCGCAGCCTGCGCGACTTCGGCGAATTGCCGCTCGAGGAGCTGGCCGAGCGCTTCGACCTGATCGTGTTCGATCACCCCTTCGTCGGCCAGGCCGCCAGGCGCGGGCTGCTCGTCGACCTGACGCCGCATATCCCGGCTGAGGCAATGACCTGGCTCGATGCCGGTGCGGTTGGGCCTTCCTGGCGCTCCTATCACTGGCAAGGCGCGATCTACGGCCTGCCGATCGATGCCGCCGCGCAGGTCGCCGCTTATCGGCCCGACCTGATGGGCAAGGCCGGCCGCTATCCTCCGGCGACCTTCGACCAGCTTCTGCGGCTGGCGCGGGACCTGCGCGCGCACGGGCTCTGGGTTGGCGTGCCGGCCTGTCCGATCGACGCTGTCTGCATGGTGCTGACGCTCGCCGCCAATCTGGGGCGTCCGGTGACGGCGGAGAATCCGGTGTTCCTGGAACGGGATTTCGGCATCCGGCTGCTGGAGCGGCTCAAGGCGCTGGTCGCGCTCAGCCATCCCGACTCGACGCGGATGAATCCGATCCAGATGCTCGATCTGGCGGCGGGCGGCGACGATGTCGCCTATATCCCCTACACCTTCGGCTACACCAACTACAGCCGCGAGGACGCTGAGAGGCCGCTGCGCTTCGCCGATATCGTCGCGGCAGGCGAGCATGCCTGCCGGGGCACGTTGCTCGGCGGCGCCGGCTTCGGCGTCACCAGCCGCTGCCGTGATGTCGCCGAGGCGGTGCGCTACGGGCTCTGGCTCTGCGCGCCGGATTACCAGCGCACGCATTATTTCGCCGATGGCGGCCAGCCCGGCATGCTGCAGGCCTGGACCGATCCGGCCTGCGACGCGCAGAGCCGCGGCTTCTTCTCCGGGACGTTGCGTACGCTCGGCTCGGCCTATCTGCGCCCGCGCTTTGCCGGTTACGTGCCGTTCTTCGAGGAAGGCGGCCTGAAGACCAATGCCTTCCTGCGCGGCGACGGCAGCGCCGAAAGCCTCGTCGACTGGTTCAACGCCGCCTTTGCCGACGCCCTCAAGAACGCCTGA
- a CDS encoding enoyl-CoA hydratase/isomerase family protein, with protein MTSAFTDYERRGSVALLTFARPDQLNAMSGAMVEEILAAIAQAAGDPAIRALVLRGAGGNFMAGADIKAYATQSAEAFRDFQESAGHVYGALEALSKPVIAAVEGYALGGGFEIALSADLIVAHPEAKLGLPEVKLGLVPGGGGTQRLARKLGPNRAAELLMTGRFASAQEMANWGVVNRVADDALAEALALAEQMARHPAGALADLKKLNLAAWQTGLEAGLEAERDAVCALFLTGDGMQRIRDFVTRSERRKAEGAKA; from the coding sequence ATGACGAGCGCCTTCACCGACTACGAACGGCGCGGCTCCGTCGCGCTGCTGACCTTCGCGCGGCCTGATCAGCTCAACGCGATGAGCGGCGCCATGGTGGAGGAGATCCTCGCGGCGATCGCGCAGGCGGCCGGTGACCCGGCCATCCGCGCCCTCGTGCTGCGCGGCGCGGGCGGCAACTTCATGGCCGGAGCGGATATCAAGGCCTATGCGACGCAGTCGGCCGAGGCTTTCCGCGACTTCCAGGAGAGTGCCGGGCACGTCTATGGCGCGCTGGAAGCGCTGTCGAAGCCCGTGATCGCGGCGGTCGAAGGCTATGCGCTGGGCGGCGGCTTCGAGATCGCGCTGTCGGCCGATCTGATCGTCGCGCATCCCGAGGCCAAGCTCGGCCTGCCCGAGGTCAAGCTCGGCCTCGTCCCGGGCGGCGGCGGCACCCAGCGTCTTGCCCGCAAGCTCGGCCCCAATCGGGCGGCCGAGCTTCTCATGACCGGTCGCTTCGCCAGCGCGCAGGAGATGGCGAACTGGGGCGTCGTCAACCGCGTCGCCGATGATGCGCTCGCCGAAGCGCTGGCTCTGGCCGAGCAGATGGCGCGCCATCCGGCCGGCGCGCTCGCCGATCTCAAGAAGCTGAACCTCGCCGCCTGGCAGACCGGTCTCGAGGCCGGTCTCGAAGCCGAGCGCGACGCGGTCTGCGCGCTGTTCCTCACCGGCGACGGCATGCAGCGGATCCGCGATTTCGTCACCCGCTCCGAGCGCAGGAAGGCCGAAGGAGCCAAGGCGTGA
- a CDS encoding IclR family transcriptional regulator: MSDDTDISNRYRAPALEKGLDIIELLASSASGMSLTTIAATLGRSMGEIYRIALALEARGYIRRDAESDQYALTLKLFELSHENPPTNRLLSVALPQMEKLAADAQQSCHLAVLSGARVLIVAQVDAPRPMHYAVRLGAQFPLAETSSGAVLFAYQPEHHRQALLDASMASFPELAETLPERAEKVLAEGGERRESLVVSGVTNLSQPVFDHRGVIAACLTIPFLAQKGLAVDVEAAERAVIATAAGISAALGWRDPRQPADNENEGEAA; the protein is encoded by the coding sequence GTGAGCGACGACACCGATATTTCCAACCGCTACCGCGCCCCCGCACTCGAGAAGGGGCTCGACATCATCGAACTTCTGGCGAGCTCGGCCAGCGGCATGTCGCTGACGACGATCGCGGCCACGCTCGGGCGTTCCATGGGCGAGATCTACCGGATCGCGCTGGCGCTGGAAGCCCGCGGCTATATCCGGCGCGATGCCGAGTCCGACCAATACGCCTTGACGCTGAAGCTCTTCGAGCTCTCGCACGAGAACCCGCCGACCAACCGGCTGCTTTCGGTCGCGCTCCCGCAGATGGAGAAGCTCGCCGCCGACGCCCAGCAATCCTGCCATCTCGCGGTGCTGAGCGGAGCGCGCGTGCTGATCGTGGCCCAGGTCGATGCGCCGCGCCCCATGCATTACGCGGTCCGCCTCGGCGCGCAGTTCCCTCTGGCCGAGACGAGCTCGGGCGCCGTGCTCTTCGCCTATCAGCCGGAGCATCACCGCCAGGCGCTGCTCGATGCGAGCATGGCCTCCTTTCCGGAACTGGCCGAGACCTTGCCCGAGCGGGCCGAGAAGGTGCTGGCCGAGGGCGGCGAGCGTCGCGAGAGCCTGGTCGTGTCGGGCGTGACCAATCTCAGCCAGCCCGTCTTCGACCATCGCGGCGTCATCGCCGCCTGCCTGACCATTCCGTTCCTCGCCCAGAAGGGCCTCGCCGTCGATGTCGAAGCGGCGGAACGGGCCGTCATCGCTACGGCGGCCGGCATCTCGGCCGCGCTCGGCTGGCGCGACCCGCGCCAGCCCGCCGACAACGAAAACGAAGGAGAAGCCGCATGA
- a CDS encoding TRAP transporter substrate-binding protein, producing the protein MTIRIITASAGLALTLLAAAPAAQAQQKTPVLRFGHMNSPTHIVNLGGQRLKAAMEKASGGPVQIDLFPSAQLGENSAVLEQLTLGSNIITQVGPGTIAQYVPNYSVMVHPFLFKNWDEVKKVANSPLVKGWEKGLVKHNIKPLCFFNFGTRDLYTRNKAVRTPADTAGLKIRVQPVAIYTELVKSMGGQATPMPWPEVYSALSQGVIDAAEAPPNAIIDQKHYEAAKFYMKTNHILDAAMVVMSLKAFNALNADQQKTLEAAANEACDWMTAESGKVYDSSVAELQKQGMTIVSDVDRAAFEKAAESIQKAFPDWSPNLVADVRKQLGR; encoded by the coding sequence ATGACGATCAGGATCATCACCGCTTCGGCAGGCCTCGCGCTCACCTTGCTGGCAGCCGCCCCGGCGGCGCAGGCGCAGCAGAAAACCCCCGTCCTGCGCTTCGGCCACATGAATTCGCCGACGCATATCGTCAATCTCGGCGGGCAGCGCCTCAAGGCGGCGATGGAGAAGGCCAGCGGCGGCCCGGTCCAGATCGATCTGTTCCCGAGCGCCCAGCTCGGCGAGAACTCGGCGGTGCTGGAACAGCTCACGCTCGGGTCGAACATCATCACCCAGGTCGGTCCCGGGACCATCGCCCAATATGTCCCGAACTACTCGGTGATGGTGCACCCGTTCCTGTTCAAGAACTGGGACGAGGTGAAGAAGGTCGCGAACTCGCCGCTGGTCAAGGGCTGGGAAAAGGGCCTGGTCAAGCACAACATCAAGCCGCTCTGCTTCTTCAACTTCGGCACGCGCGACCTCTATACGCGCAACAAGGCGGTCCGCACGCCGGCCGATACGGCCGGCCTCAAGATCCGCGTGCAGCCGGTGGCGATCTATACGGAGCTGGTGAAGTCCATGGGCGGCCAGGCGACGCCGATGCCCTGGCCGGAGGTCTACAGCGCGTTGTCGCAGGGCGTGATCGACGCGGCCGAAGCGCCGCCGAACGCGATCATCGACCAGAAGCACTACGAAGCCGCGAAATTCTACATGAAGACCAACCACATCCTCGACGCCGCCATGGTGGTGATGAGCCTGAAGGCGTTCAACGCGCTCAATGCGGATCAGCAGAAGACGCTGGAGGCCGCCGCCAACGAGGCCTGCGACTGGATGACCGCCGAATCGGGCAAGGTTTACGACAGCTCCGTGGCGGAACTGCAGAAGCAGGGCATGACGATCGTCTCCGACGTCGATCGCGCCGCCTTCGAGAAGGCTGCGGAATCGATCCAGAAGGCGTTCCCGGACTGGTCGCCGAACCTGGTGGCGGATGTCCGCAAGCAGCTTGGACGCTGA
- a CDS encoding TRAP transporter large permease, translating into MSPAALLGVFLSLTVIGLPIAFVLLGTGIAVTLSDPDILDVAYIQNIIVGTQSFPLIAIPLFILAGELMNISGITRRLMDFASALTAHMIGGLAQVNIVLSMLQAGMTGSANAEAAMHAKTLNPEMVRRGYSPAYAAIVTSASALIAPMIPPGIGLILYGFVTDLSIGKLFMAGILPGLIMTAGMMVMSHWIAKRRNYERSTERASSARLLQTFWGAVPAMLMPAIIVIGIRLGIFTASEAGAVAVLYALLFCAVYRECRWRDVAESLASTATTTSVIMIILAASTALSWALSFEQLPQRVAEMLVVTAANKFMLFAIVAVLLLIAGMFVEGTALILILAPMFAPAAVKLGVDPIHFGIFFVYMIHLGGITPPVGTVMFTTCTIARVPLQDFIRESLPWLAMLLGIAALIAAVPGTATWLGYL; encoded by the coding sequence ATGAGCCCTGCCGCCCTGCTCGGCGTCTTCCTGTCGCTGACCGTCATCGGCCTGCCGATCGCCTTCGTCCTGCTCGGCACGGGCATCGCGGTGACGCTGTCGGACCCGGACATCCTCGATGTCGCCTATATCCAGAACATCATCGTCGGAACCCAGTCCTTCCCGCTGATCGCGATCCCGCTGTTCATTCTCGCCGGAGAGCTGATGAACATCTCCGGCATCACCCGCCGGCTGATGGATTTCGCCTCTGCGCTGACGGCGCACATGATCGGCGGGCTGGCGCAGGTGAACATCGTCCTGTCCATGCTGCAGGCGGGCATGACGGGCTCGGCCAATGCCGAAGCGGCGATGCATGCGAAGACCCTCAATCCCGAAATGGTCCGTCGCGGCTACAGCCCGGCCTATGCCGCGATCGTGACCTCCGCGTCTGCGCTGATCGCCCCCATGATCCCGCCGGGAATCGGCCTCATCCTCTACGGCTTCGTCACCGATCTCTCGATCGGCAAGCTGTTCATGGCCGGCATCCTGCCGGGTCTGATCATGACGGCCGGCATGATGGTCATGTCCCACTGGATCGCGAAGCGGCGCAACTACGAGCGCAGCACGGAGCGGGCCAGTTCGGCGCGCCTGCTCCAGACCTTCTGGGGCGCTGTGCCCGCGATGCTGATGCCGGCCATCATCGTCATCGGCATCCGGCTCGGCATCTTCACTGCCTCGGAGGCTGGCGCCGTCGCGGTGCTCTACGCGCTGCTCTTCTGCGCCGTCTACCGGGAATGCCGCTGGCGCGACGTCGCCGAGTCGCTCGCGTCGACGGCCACCACGACCAGCGTGATCATGATCATCCTGGCCGCGTCGACCGCGCTGAGCTGGGCTTTGTCCTTCGAGCAGCTCCCGCAGCGGGTGGCCGAGATGCTCGTCGTGACCGCGGCCAACAAGTTCATGCTCTTCGCGATCGTCGCCGTGCTGCTGCTGATCGCCGGCATGTTCGTCGAAGGCACGGCGCTGATCCTGATCCTTGCGCCGATGTTCGCGCCCGCCGCGGTGAAGCTCGGCGTCGATCCCATCCATTTCGGCATCTTCTTCGTCTACATGATCCATCTCGGCGGCATCACGCCCCCGGTCGGCACGGTCATGTTCACGACCTGCACCATCGCGCGCGTCCCGCTTCAGGACTTCATCCGCGAATCGCTGCCCTGGCTCGCCATGCTTCTCGGGATCGCCGCGCTGATCGCGGCCGTCCCCGGCACGGCGACTTGGCTCGGCTATCTCTGA
- a CDS encoding NAD/NADP octopine/nopaline dehydrogenase family protein, producing the protein MPSAATTYAVIGATEHALALAAELRLAGNRVIVAEQAARRAALDALAAAPGLDVDCQVESVVGGRQRRLVTGIEVAPDVATAIGAAQVLIFMTPQTTYEDVLAASAGSLRNDQIILLCPGGLGGALLVARIAAKAGAPDLLVAQTSAMPLGGRNAGPAALRIASKKKFLPVGVFPASRTQELLERLAEDFPQLTANADVIETGFAGAAMGLHPIPMIMNAARIEADGPYVYDGYAITPSIARVIDAVDAERRLILKALGAPLTTFSDILKQSYGVDGDSFHEVVHAVPGYRQVKSPPDLRYRYLSEDVPTQLVPAVALARVLGVATPMLDATVNYANAMHGCDYWRSGWNLEKLGLDGLDAAGIAALLARGFGAR; encoded by the coding sequence ATGCCTTCAGCAGCCACAACCTATGCCGTCATCGGAGCGACCGAGCACGCGCTCGCGTTGGCGGCGGAGCTTCGTCTGGCGGGTAACCGTGTCATCGTGGCCGAGCAGGCGGCTCGCCGCGCTGCCCTGGACGCGCTGGCTGCCGCGCCGGGCCTCGACGTCGACTGTCAGGTCGAGAGCGTGGTCGGCGGCAGGCAGCGCAGACTGGTGACGGGTATCGAGGTCGCGCCCGATGTCGCAACCGCTATCGGGGCCGCGCAGGTCCTGATCTTCATGACGCCGCAGACGACCTATGAGGACGTTCTCGCCGCCTCCGCCGGGAGCCTGCGCAACGATCAGATCATCCTGCTCTGCCCGGGCGGCCTCGGCGGAGCCCTGCTGGTCGCGCGGATTGCCGCGAAAGCCGGCGCCCCCGATCTGCTGGTGGCGCAGACCTCCGCGATGCCGCTGGGCGGCCGCAACGCCGGCCCGGCGGCGCTGCGCATCGCGAGCAAGAAGAAGTTCCTGCCCGTCGGCGTCTTCCCGGCGTCGCGCACGCAGGAATTGCTGGAGCGGCTCGCTGAGGACTTTCCGCAGCTCACCGCCAATGCCGATGTGATCGAGACGGGCTTTGCCGGGGCTGCGATGGGGCTCCATCCCATTCCGATGATCATGAACGCCGCCCGCATCGAGGCGGACGGCCCCTATGTCTATGACGGCTACGCGATCACGCCCAGCATCGCCCGGGTCATCGATGCGGTCGATGCCGAGCGGCGGCTGATCCTGAAGGCGCTCGGCGCTCCGCTGACGACTTTCTCGGATATCCTGAAGCAGTCATACGGTGTTGACGGCGACAGCTTCCACGAGGTGGTCCACGCCGTGCCGGGCTACAGGCAGGTCAAGAGCCCTCCGGATCTGCGCTACCGCTATCTCAGTGAGGACGTTCCCACGCAGCTCGTTCCCGCCGTCGCGCTGGCCCGCGTGCTGGGGGTCGCGACGCCGATGCTCGATGCGACCGTGAACTATGCCAACGCCATGCATGGCTGCGACTACTGGCGAAGTGGCTGGAATCTCGAGAAGCTCGGGCTGGACGGACTCGATGCGGCCGGGATCGCGGCGCTGCTCGCGCGCGGTTTCGGCGCCCGCTGA